From Bacteroidales bacterium:
ACGCAATACATCGGCATCAGCTAAATCCAAACCGGCAAAATGATGGCAAATTTTTATTACATCTTCCTGGTAAACCATCACACCGTATGTTTCGCCCAATTGTTCTTCGAAAATAGAATGTAAGTATTTGAATCCTTCAGGATTATGAAATCTTCGGATATATTCTTTCATCATGCCTGATTTTGCTACACCCGGCCGAATGATAGAACTTGCAGCAACAAGAGATAAATAATTATCGCAATTCAATTTTTTAAGCAAACCTCGCATAGCAGGGCTTTCAACATAAAATGCACCGGTAGCTTCGCCGTTTCGCAACAATTGTTTTACCTTTTTATCTTTCTTTATTTCATTGATTTTGTGAATATCAACCGAAACACCTTGATTTTTTTTAATTATTTCAACAGATTCACAAATATGTGCAATACCTCTTTGGCTAAGAATATCGAACTTTTCAAATCCTATATCTTCAGCAATATACATATCCCATTGTGTAGCAGGAAGGTTTTTAGGTGGCAGGTCAAGAGCAGTGTAATATGTAATTGGTTTTTCAGAAATTAAAATTCCCCCGGCATGAATACTGCGTATATTTGGAAAATCCTGCATAAGTTTCCCGAATGTTATAATATTTTGTGTAATCCGGTTCTTGTTAATATCAGCAATAGGATTTTCTATAAACCTGTCTATTTCCTGTTTCGGAAGTCCATAAACTTTACCTAATTCACGGTAAACGGATTTTCCTTTAAAAGTGGAGATTACTCCAAGTAATGCAGCATGTTCTTTACCATATTTATTTATTATATATTTCTGAATTTCATCTCTGTCTGTCCACGAGAAATCAATATCAAAGTCAGGTGGGCTTTTTCGTTTAGGGTTCAGAAAACGTTCAAAATACAAGTTTAATTCTACAGGGTCAACATCAGTAATGCGCAAACAATATGCTGCAATACTATTAGCACCACTCCCCCGCCCTACATGATAATAATCTTTAGACATGGCATAACGAATTATATCCCATGTTATTAAATAGTAAGCAGCAAATCCGAGTTGTTCAATTACTTTCAGTTCGTGTGTTAGTTTTTTTTCTGCTTGTTTGTTAGTTTGGCAATATCTGTATTGAAAACCTTCCCATGCAAGATTTTCTATCAGTTTCAAATCTTCTGATTTACTACCAGTAAAGCTTTGTTTATTTTTGGACGATTTGAAGTCAAAATCAAAAGAGCAGTTTTCGATTAGTTTTTCAGTATTTTTTATTATCTGTTTATGATTTTCGTAATATTTTATTAGTTTATCACAGGGTAAAAAATATTCATCGGAAGAAACAATTTGATTTGCAGGAACTTTTGTTATCAATGTGTTTAGGCCAATTGCCCGTAAATGTTTATGTAATTCATATTCCTTTTTCTCAGAAAAAGTAACCGGATATAAAATTACCAGATGTTTAGAATCCGAACTGAATTCGGAAGAAATGAGTTGGTTTAGTTGTTTCGGATGTATGCCCACATATTCATTATCACGAAGTTTGTTTTTCCTGTTTTTTTTAAAAGGATAAATAATATAAACATTTTTGAACAAAGGGGGAGTTTCAGGTAATAGTTTTTTGTCCAAATTATATTGAGTAAGAAAACTGTTTATTTCATGAAATCCATCATTGTTTCGGGCTAAGGCAATATATAATAGTTTTCCGTCAGTACGGAATTCCATGCCTGCTATTGGTTTTATATTTTTTTTGTGGCAAAGGCGAAAAAAATCAAATACACTGGAAGAATTGTTTATATCAGTTAAAGCCATTGCTTTTACTCCGCACTTTTGGGCTTCATCAGTTAGTTTTTCTATTGAAAGAGTTCCGTATCTAAGACTATAATATGAATGTACATTAAGATACATATTTACTGAAACTTTTTCTTTGGTTTATATTGTCCCATTCCGTGCAATTCAAGCGTTTGTTTCAGAATATTGTTAGTTTCTGGGCGAAGTCGTTCTTCAACAGGTTTAAGTAATTCAGGATTATTTTCTCTTGGATTTTTAATATCAGGAGAAATACGGAAAGCATTCATTTTTTCAGATTTAAATGCTTGCAAAAGACCGGTTATATCAGATAATGGTGCTTTAGTATTAAGCCATTTTTGTTCGTAATACTTATCTATTACAACAGGTGAACGTTTGTGCGGAAGTTGTTGTATAAGGCTATTAACTATTGTAGTTATTATAGAAAAGGAATAAATAAGTTCATTCGTTGCAGGGTCGAGCCATTGGTCCCAGATTCCTGCAAAAACAAAAAGTTGTGTGTCCTGTAAATAAATTAGATATGGCTCGTTTAGTCCATTTTTTTCAGTTCCTTCAATAAAAGCATTGGCTATAATCAAGCAACGACTTGAACGAATTGGTTTTCGGAATGCCGGTTTGTTAATAATGCCTTTAGCTCCTTTGTAGTTAATATCATTATTTTTATTGTGATCGCCTTCTGCACGAGCGTTAAACAAGGTCATTTTCTTTTTTGCCCAGAATGGTATTAATCCAAACCGAAACATCTGAATTATCTTAGGTTCTCTGTCGGTTATTATTGGAGCATATTGTCCCGGTGAAATATTGTAATTAGATTTATATATTTCAGCATTCGAAAATTTTGCGTTAAATCGTTTTTCGATTGTCTCAACTTTTTGTACTAATACATAACGTCCGCACATGTGTTTTGCTTTTAGTGAAATGCAATTGCACGTCGAATAATTTTTGACCCGTACTGGTTTTTGAGCTTATCTAATACAGGATACAATGCTGCCATTTTTGCCCTATCATCAAACAGACTTAGTTGTTGAAAGCCGTGTACGAGATGAGAGAATTTAACACCCACAAGCCGAACCAGTAAGCGCCGGTTATAAAGTTGTTTAAACAGTTCCTTTGCAACTTCAATAATTGTATGGTCAAACGAAGTGTAAGGAATACATTTTTGTAAAGTATGCGTATCGAAATTTGAATAACGAATTTTTATTGTTACACATGAGGTGATTTTTTGTTGATTTCTAAGTTCAAATGCCAGTTTTTCAGACATTACGGCAATAATTTCAGTTAATCTTTTAAAATCAATGGTATCCTGTTCAAATGTTTGTTCTGTACTTATTGATTTATGTTCAGAATAAGGTTTAACAAGAGTATTGTCTATTCCATTGGCTTTTTTCCAGATATCTTCGCCGTTTTTCCCCAGCACATTGGTAATTACAGGAAGCGGTATTACACTTAAGGTTTGAATTTTGTTTACTCCCATTGTAGCCAGCAAGTAATATGTCTTTTTTCCTATTCCTGGTATTTTTCTCACCGAAAGAGGTGCAAGAAAAGATTTTGCTTCATTCCTTTTTACTTCCAGTTCACCATTGGGTTTTGCTTCGCCCGTTGCAATTTTTGAAACGGTTTTATTGCATGACAGCCCCATAGATACAGGTAGTCCGGTTTCTTTAAGAATGACTTGTCGTAACTCTTTAGTCCATTTCATACACCCAAAAAAATGATCCATACCGGTAAGGTCAAGATAATGTTCATCAATAGAAGTTTTTTCGTACAAAGGAGCTTTTTCGGCAATTATTTCGGTTACCATTCTTGAGAACTTGCTGTATTGTTCCATATCGCCACGAATAAACATAGCATCATTACAAAGTGAACGAGCCATTTTCATTGGCATGCCCGAATGTATTCCATATTTTCGTGCTTCGTAGCTACAACTTGCCACAACTCCCCGTTCGGATATTCCGCCTACTACAACAGGCTTTTCGTTGAAACTGCTGTTTAATAGCCGTTCAACAGATACAAAAAACGTATCCATATCAATATGTAAAATGCACCTGTTTAAAATCATTTTTATTGATTTTTGTATTATGATTTTGTATTACGGTATATATAGAATTATACCAAACTGCTATCAAGATTGTGAAAATAATGTTGATAGCATAGTTTACCTGTGCCGACAGATTAACAGTCACAATTTATAAGCGAAACGAAATAATTTGAGCATCGGCTACTCTAAAAATAGTGCTGATTTCAGAGCATAACACTATCAAATTATTAAAATGTTAAATTATATATTTTTCATTTCATTTACCTATTACCCCACATTATTTTTTAGCGTGTGTTGACTGGTGTTCTTATTAACTTTATCTAATGCTTTAGAAATCTTATCTTGTAGTAACCATATACCTATTGGATAAAATATTAATCCAAATAAATAAATAGTCAGTTCATATGTATCTGAATTATAATTAATTATTTTCTTCGAGATAAATATTAAGGTCTTTATAAAAGTAATTGTTCCGACAAGTAAATGAAGAATAAAAAATCCAAAAGTAAATGCAGTTACTTTTTCATAATATGGTTCATATATTATAGAATTATTATAAGTGAATATTACTAAAGCTGTAATAATAATTGATATAGTCAAAATAGTGTATATTATAACATGTTTTCTTTCTTTTTTAGTCTCTGGAAAATTTAATCCTAATGCAATAATCCATATATAATAAAGTCCATATAATAAATATTTCCCAATTTGTTCATTAACTAATATGATTAGGACTGGGATTATAAAAACAATAAAGAAAACAATGATTGGCTTAGTTCTAAGTAATCTATTTATCATTTTTTAATAATTTACTTTTTATAAAATTGAAAATAAGACAGTTAAAAATGCCAGCCAACTTGTTAGCAAGTCGGTATTAGTCAAAATTCTATACGTTTAAAAATTGTAATCACCTGTCTGTCAGCAAGACAGATTTTAACTTTTTATTATACAATATAATCAATTTATGAATTGAAAGCAAGAAACTATTGCGGGGAGTATATAAAATTTCACTATTGACCGGTTAAAAATATTATGTTTTATATTTCGTATCCCAAATCAAGTTCGGGACAGGCTCTACGGCACTTTATTGTTTTTTGGAAACATCAGTTCTACAAATATTTAGTATCCCAAATCAAGTTTAGGACAGGCTCTACGGTGCTTTATATTAGCCTCGTTAGAGGCGATATATTTGTAATAAGATGTTCATTCTTATTTGCAAAGAACAATGGAATATTGGAATAATGAGTCCACTACAAAAAGTCTATTTTCGCCACCAAAGCACTAAAACACAAAATTCCACCAATGTTATTTGACTGATATTTATAGTTTTGTGAGATTTGGTGTCTTGGTGTTTTAGTGGCATTTTTAATTTCTTTACTTTTCTGAGTGGACTCAATAATGGAATGTTGGAAAGTAACACGATACTTCTATTTTTACTTTCGTGAGATAACTATGCTTAGTTCCTTATTGTCTATCCTTTAAAAAAGTGGAGCATGCTCCACTTTTTAAGCACTCTTAATTTTTTATACTGAGACTTCGGCGTGAGCTCAGTCGAACGCATAGTCGAAGTATAAGTAACAATTAGTTATGAATTTTTAGTCTAATCTTTTAATCCCTTCGTTTAATGCATCATTAATAGCTTTATCAAATTCCTGTTGTGTTATTGCCCTTGAAAGTTTTTCAATATCTGTTGCTTTATAGCAAGGACTGTATTGTGGCATAATATTAACATAAGTATTTTTTGAAATTTCCTTTGCAATAAAACGCATAATATATTTTGTTCCTGATAATTCATTTGGCAATACAAGATGTCGTATTAATAATCCGCGTTTTGCGATACCTGCATTGTTGATACATAAATCGCCTACTTGTTTATACATTTCTTTGATAACTTTTCTTGCTATTTCAGGATAATCGGGCGCATTACATGTTTGTTCCGAGATTTTTGTATCCCAAAATTTAAAGTCAGGCATGTATATATCAATTATTCCATCTAATAATTTTATAGTTTCTATATTATCGTATCCGCCAGAATTATAAACTAATGGAATGTTAAGTCCATTTTCAATTGCAATTTCAAGTGAGGATAAAATACGGGGAACAACATGGCTTGGTGTAACAAAATTTATATTATTACATCCCAGATTTTGTAGATATAACATTATTTTTGCCAATTCAATGTCTGAAACTTCATGCCCGTTGCTTTCATGGCTGATATCCCAGTTTTGACAAAAGTTACATAACAAATTGCAATTAGTAAAAAAAATTGTACCTGAACCATTAGTTCCGACCAAAGGTGCTTCTTCGCCGAAATGTGGAGAATAACTTGAAATCATAGCGTATTCCCCTGTTTTACAAATTCCTGATTTGGTAATTAACCTGTTTATTTTACAGTTTCTCGGGCAAAGAGTACAATGTTTTAATATTTCAATTGCTTTTTTTATTTTCTTTTTTAGCAATCCTTTTTTATAGGTTTCAAGGTATATTGGTTCGGTAAAATTCATTTCTATATAAACTTAAAATAAAATCTCAGCTAAGATATTGTTTGTATTAAAATATTTCAAGTTACTGATAACAAGATAAAAGTATAAAGATAAAAGTAATAAGATGTCAATGTATAAATAAGGTTGATTTTTTTTAATATCAGAACTTAGTTAATAAAATTTAAAAAATAATGGACTTAAAAACTTGAAATAAAAATAAACTTTGACTAAATTTGTCAAAACATTTAGTTTCAAATATGGAAAGTATTGGAGAAATTATCAGAAAGTTGCGTAAAAATAAAGGAGAACCATTGCGGAAGGTAGCTGCTTATCTTGATATTGACCAGGCGGTATTAAGTAAAATTGAGAGGGGTAAACGAAAAGCCACTAAAGAACATATTGTTAAGTTAGCAAAGTACTTTGGAGAAGATGAAAAAACAATGCTTATAGCATTATTGAGCGACCGCATACTTTATGAAGTACAGGATGAAAATTTTGCTAAAGAAGCTTTACAAATAGCAGAGAAAAAAATTGAATATAAAGCATTTAAGGCACTAGACAGAAGTACAATTATTAAACAAATTGTAAATACATTAAAACAATTTTTAAAAGTCCGTAATGCATGGATTTACGGTTCTTTTTCACGGGAAGATGACAGGACGGAAAGTGACATTGACATTGCTGTAAAAACAGATGAAGGATTTAGTTATTTTGACCTTGCTGAAATACAATATAAATTGGAAAATGAGGTGAACAGGAAAATTGACGTAGGCTTTATAGATTCTTTTAAACCACACATCTTTAAAAATATTAAACCTGATTTAAAAC
This genomic window contains:
- a CDS encoding XRE family transcriptional regulator, translated to MESIGEIIRKLRKNKGEPLRKVAAYLDIDQAVLSKIERGKRKATKEHIVKLAKYFGEDEKTMLIALLSDRILYEVQDENFAKEALQIAEKKIEYKAFKALDRSTIIKQIVNTLKQFLKVRNAWIYGSFSREDDRTESDIDIAVKTDEGFSYFDLAEIQYKLENEVNRKIDVGFIDSFKPHIFKNIKPDLKLIYER
- a CDS encoding DNA polymerase III subunit alpha, which produces MYLNVHSYYSLRYGTLSIEKLTDEAQKCGVKAMALTDINNSSSVFDFFRLCHKKNIKPIAGMEFRTDGKLLYIALARNNDGFHEINSFLTQYNLDKKLLPETPPLFKNVYIIYPFKKNRKNKLRDNEYVGIHPKQLNQLISSEFSSDSKHLVILYPVTFSEKKEYELHKHLRAIGLNTLITKVPANQIVSSDEYFLPCDKLIKYYENHKQIIKNTEKLIENCSFDFDFKSSKNKQSFTGSKSEDLKLIENLAWEGFQYRYCQTNKQAEKKLTHELKVIEQLGFAAYYLITWDIIRYAMSKDYYHVGRGSGANSIAAYCLRITDVDPVELNLYFERFLNPKRKSPPDFDIDFSWTDRDEIQKYIINKYGKEHAALLGVISTFKGKSVYRELGKVYGLPKQEIDRFIENPIADINKNRITQNIITFGKLMQDFPNIRSIHAGGILISEKPITYYTALDLPPKNLPATQWDMYIAEDIGFEKFDILSQRGIAHICESVEIIKKNQGVSVDIHKINEIKKDKKVKQLLRNGEATGAFYVESPAMRGLLKKLNCDNYLSLVAASSIIRPGVAKSGMMKEYIRRFHNPEGFKYLHSIFEEQLGETYGVMVYQEDVIKICHHFAGLDLADADVLRRLMSGKPRQGNELKLIVDKFFSNCRKRGYSEKLIKEVWRQISSFAGYSFSKAHSASYAVESFQSLYLKAYYPVEFFTAVINNFGGFYKTWVYFFEAKRIGANIKLPCVNKSEYKTSAIGNDIYIGFIHISNLEQKLAKKIVKERNTNGKFLSFIDFIERINAGIEQLNIFIRIGAFRFTGKTKAQLLWEVGFSKRIKSQTTKKLFDVLTSEFSMPNLSQTLVSDAYDEIEFIGFPVSLSYFDLLQTKFRGKVLARNMIKQRGKYVKMLGHLVTIKYVYTVKKEIMNFGTFIDSEGLFFDTIHFPSILKKYPFAGNGVYLIAGTITQEFGHPSLEVKKLAKLPLKPDERFL
- a CDS encoding SOS response-associated peptidase: MCGRYVLVQKVETIEKRFNAKFSNAEIYKSNYNISPGQYAPIITDREPKIIQMFRFGLIPFWAKKKMTLFNARAEGDHNKNNDINYKGAKGIINKPAFRKPIRSSRCLIIANAFIEGTEKNGLNEPYLIYLQDTQLFVFAGIWDQWLDPATNELIYSFSIITTIVNSLIQQLPHKRSPVVIDKYYEQKWLNTKAPLSDITGLLQAFKSEKMNAFRISPDIKNPRENNPELLKPVEERLRPETNNILKQTLELHGMGQYKPKKKFQ
- the dinB gene encoding DNA polymerase IV, producing MILNRCILHIDMDTFFVSVERLLNSSFNEKPVVVGGISERGVVASCSYEARKYGIHSGMPMKMARSLCNDAMFIRGDMEQYSKFSRMVTEIIAEKAPLYEKTSIDEHYLDLTGMDHFFGCMKWTKELRQVILKETGLPVSMGLSCNKTVSKIATGEAKPNGELEVKRNEAKSFLAPLSVRKIPGIGKKTYYLLATMGVNKIQTLSVIPLPVITNVLGKNGEDIWKKANGIDNTLVKPYSEHKSISTEQTFEQDTIDFKRLTEIIAVMSEKLAFELRNQQKITSCVTIKIRYSNFDTHTLQKCIPYTSFDHTIIEVAKELFKQLYNRRLLVRLVGVKFSHLVHGFQQLSLFDDRAKMAALYPVLDKLKNQYGSKIIRRAIAFH